A genomic segment from Castor canadensis chromosome 1, mCasCan1.hap1v2, whole genome shotgun sequence encodes:
- the Or52b2 gene encoding olfactory receptor 52B2, translated as MIYTNITIFHPAVFVLLGIPGLEAYHIWLSIPICLMYVTAVLGNSILIMVIIIEHSLHEPMYFFLSMLAITDILLSTTTVPKALAIFWLHAHDIAFDACVTQVFFVHTMFVGESAILLAMAFDRFVAICAPLRYTTVLTWPVVGRIAVVVVIRSFCIIFPVIFLLKRLPFCRTNIVPHSYCEHIGVARLACADITANIWYGFSVPIVMVILDVIFITVSYSLILRAVFRLPSQDARHKALGTCGSHLCVILMFYVPSFFTLLTHRFGHNIPRHVHILLANLYVVVPPMLNPIVYGVKTKQIWESVSHWFFNIKIWCCSSALDR; from the coding sequence ATGATTTATACCAACATTACCATCTTTCaccctgcagtttttgtcctactTGGCATCCCTGGGTTGGAGGCTTATCATATTTGGTTGTCTATACCCATTTGCCTCATGTATGTCACTGCAGTCCTGGGAAACAGCATCCTTATAATGGTCATCATCATAGAGCATAGCCTTCATGagcccatgtatttcttcctctccatGTTGGCTATTACAGACATCCTGCTGTCTACTACTACTGTGCCCAAGGCCCTGGCCATCTTTTGGCTTCATGCCCATGACATTGCTTTTGATGCCTGTGTCACCCAAGTGTTCTTTGTCCACACAATGTTTGTGGGAGAGTCAGCTATCCTGTTAGCCATGGCTTTTGACCGCTTTGTGGCTATCTGTGCACCCCTGAGATATACAACAGTGCTAACATGGCCTGTTGTGGGAAGGATTGCTGTGGTTGTTGTCATTCGAAGTTTTTGTATCATCTTTCCAGTGATCTTCTTGCTGAAGCGTCTGCCGTTCTGTCGAACCAACATTGTTCCTCATTCCTACTGTGAGCATATAGGAGTGGCCCGCTTAGCCTGTGCTGACATTACTGCTAACATCTGGTATGGCTTCTCAGTGCCCATTGTCATGGTCATATTGGATGTGATCTTTATTACTGTGTCTTATTCATTGATCCTCAGAGCTGTGTTTCGTTTGCCCTCCCAGGATGCTCGGCACAAGGCTCTTGGCACTTGTGGGTCCCACCTTTGTGTCATCCTTATGTTTTATGTTCCATCCTTCTTTACTTTATTGACACACCGCTTTGGGCATAACATTCCCCGACATGTTCATATCCTGCTAGCCAATCTTTATGTGGTGGTACCACCAATGCTCAACCCCATTGTCTATGGTGTGAAGACTAAGCAGATCTGGGAAAGTGTATCCCATTGGTTCTTTAATATCAAGATTTGGTGCTGTTCCTCTGCTTTGGACCGATAG